Below is a window of Chionomys nivalis chromosome 19, mChiNiv1.1, whole genome shotgun sequence DNA.
agggcgCAGTGGGAGGGCCCCAGCCCACACTCAGAATGGAAGCCCCTAACTCCCCTTGCTCATCTTCTGCTGTAAGTCGGGGACTAGTGTTGGCTCAGTGGAAGGAGTCTCCCAGCTCTCGCTCTGGACCCCAAAGGTGCTATGAATTTAGCTTGAAGCAGAAGACACTGAGTGGGAACTCGGTGACTATCCAGAACTCACCAGGTCCTGTCTCTTCCTAGAGCCTCCCGAGGTGACCGTGTTCCCCAAGAACCCAGTGGAGCTGGGTCAGCCCAATGTCCTCATCTGCCACATCGATAGGTTCTTTCCCCCAGTGCTCAACGTCACATGGCTTCGTAACGGGCAGCTGGTCACTGAAGGGACGTCTGAGACCGTCTTTCTGCCCAGCACAGAGCTCAGATTTCACAAGTTCCACTACCTGACCTTCGTGCCCACGGCCGAGGACGTGTATGACTGCAGGGTGGAGCACTGGGGCCTGGACCAGCCGAGCCTCACTCACTGGGGTGAGCAGAACTTCCTCCTCCCCCCCAGCACCCCAACATGCCTGTCCCGGGACCTCACGGCCAGCAACCCACTGTGCTAACTGCATCTCATTTCCCATAGAAATGCAAGAGCCGCTCCAGGCTGCTGAGACCATGGAGACTGTGGTCTGTGTGCTGGGCCTGGTGATGGGCCTGGTGGGCATCGTCATTGGCAGTGTGTTCATCGTAAGAGCTCTGCACTCTGGCCACGACCCCCGGATCCAAGGACCCCTGTGAGGAACTGTGGAGGTGGGAACGttagggtggagtcagggagtcTACTCCTCTGTGCAGAAAGGAGGGAACATTCACACTGATGAAGCAGACACAGATCTCTCGATGGCAAGCAGGACAGAGCTATGAGAGACATCACTGACAACCCTGAGAACCCAAGGCTCGGGCTCTGCCCTGAGCATCTGCGCTTGCAGCCCGGTGTTATCCGTCCTCCATGTGTGGGTGCTAACGCCACTGCGGTTTGATGCTTGAGAGATGCTTAGGCGTCTTTGTGCACAAGCGCTTTAAGGCCAAGGCCACACAGGCTGTCTGTAACTTCCTCACTACCCTGCCTTTCGTGAAGAAAGAGACCAAGTTCAACCAAGGTCTAGTCTGTCCTGCGCATGCGCGTGCCTAGGTACGTTGTGATGGCTGATGCACAGTTTCCTGTCTCTACTTGGACCCACTGATGGCAAAACTCACATAAAAATTCCCCTCTGGGCTTCTATTTATCAAAACCTATTTACCAAAATCtattatatttcaaattcttAGTTTTTTAATTCTCCCGCTGGATAACGATCACTCGACGATGACGGTGCCTCTCACCTTCGCCTTCTCGTTCTTCACTCTGGACCTCGGGACCAAGGTTAAGGCCACCCCCCTCCACAGAGGTCCCACGGACTTCAGGGCACCCCTGTTCTGACTCGGCGTTCATTTGCTCCTCTGTTCCCTTACTCTCAGGTCTAGCCTCTTCCCCCACACCATATGTAAACACGCTAACGTATTTAGTGAATTTCCGGTTACATACAGTTACTGCGCGTAATGTGTGGCACCGTTCCTGTGACTTTAGTGAGCTCAGATAGCATCGCCCTGCACGTCTAATTTGAACCTCTGGTCTGTTCTGCTCTCACCACCCACCTGTCTCTACACCTCTGGGATACCTGCGCTGTATCCGATTATCTCTTAATATTCTCACACggacctgcatctctgggattcATGGACCCTAGGAAGCAGTTGCAAGGAGCTGGGCATGTGGCCCCTTCCCTTGGCTGTCTGCTGCCCGTCCACTGCCACTGCTATGTCGGTTCCCAGTCTCCTGCAGTGTCCGCAGCCACATCCATCCTGGCGCTGTGCAGTCTCCTGCAGTGTCTGCAACCATGTCCAGTCTCCTGCAGTGTCCACAGCCACGTCCACCCCACGCTGTCCAGTCTCCTGCAGTGTCCGCAGCCACGTCCACCCATGCCCTGTCTGGTCTCCTGCAGTGTCCGCAGCCACGTCCACCCATGCCCTGTCTGGTCTCCTGCAGTGTCCACAGCCACGTCCACCCCACCCTGTCCAGTCTCCTGTGGTGTCTGCAGCCACATCCATCCCTGCCCTGTCCAGTCTCCTGCAGTGTCTGCAGCCATGTCCACCCTGACCCTGTGCAGTCTCCTGCAGTGTCCACAGCCACGTCCACCCATGCCCTGTCTGGTCTCCTGCAGTGTCCACAGCCACGTCCACCCCACGCTGTCCAGTCTCCTGCAGTGTCTGCAGCCATGTCCACCCCACGCTGTCCAGTCTCCTGTGGTGTCTGCAGCCACATCCATCCCTGCCCTGTCCAGTCTCCTGCAGTGTCTGCAGCCACGTCCACCCCACGCTGTCCAGTCTCCTGTGGTGTCTGCAGCCACATCCATCCCTGCCCTGTCCAGTCTCCTGCAGTGTCTGCAGCCATGTCCACCTCACCCTGTCCAGTCTACTGCAGTGTCTGCAGCCATGTCCACCCACGCCCTGTCCAGTCTCCTGCAGTGTCCACAGCCACGTCCACCCGTGCCCTGTCCAGTCTCCTGCGGTGTCTGCAGCCACATCCATTTCTGCCCTGTCCAGTCTCCTGCAGTGTCCATAGCCACGTCCCTATCATGTCTCCTTGCTTTTACGTGATCAGCATCAGCTCTGTTCACGTTCCTTTACTTCTAGTTGTGACCATCCTCGCTTGTGGCTTCTCTGGGCTCCATTGTTCTTGTTCTGGTAGTTTCTGGCTTGCATTCTTTGCCCATTTTTTGGAATCAGTGCTTCTGGAAGCTGAGGACTGGGGTTTCCCCTGCCATCTTGCTGGTGTCATCCCCAGTAGGGTTTCATTTCTCTCTGATGGCTCCCTGCAAGTCACGAGGTTTTCTGTGCTGCTGACTCTGCGCCACAGAGGCTCCGGGGAAGACAGGTTCCCCATAGGGCAACATGGGGGGAGACATGAACAAGGCTAAGGCTGCCCTGTCATCAGCCAGCACCCCCTCATCCTGCTGCCTCCTTCACAGAACTTCCTATGGGCATTGAGCCCCTCTGTACACCCTGAGTCTCTGTGTAGTCCCTCAGACTCGAGTTCTCTTTGGACTTTTATAATTTTCCATGGAATATGAAGGGAGGAGGCTGGGACCTCTCCTAGCATATAGCCTTATGATGAGAAGCCTgtctgtcccttccttcctcccttcctccttacGCTGGGATCAAAGCCCTGCACCTCCACGCCAGGCTAGGAGCCCCTTCTTCACGATTTTTATCTGTAGAGGTTAGCACATATCTTGGCATTTAGTAATTCCTCCATAAACATCTGTTGATCTGCTGGAAATAGTGTTTAATCCACCCCTGATTTGCCCAGAGCCTCACTTGTCAAAGGCTAGGAGCGGGCTACAGGCTGTACGAGAACAAAGATGTTCTGTGGTCCCACCATTAGGAGACAGCCTCATAACTGCCACCGTGGTGGAAAAGGACATCACACAAACGTGAGCTAGGCTCCAGTGAAGCCTCGTGGAAAGCAGGGCTGAGGAACTGGGCCAGGGAGCCATAgcgaaagagaaggggaagggaggtgggCTCCCAGACTCCCTCCTGGACCTGAGGTTGATGGTGACGGTGTCTCGCTGCGGGTGCTTTCTGAAAAGAACACGGCCTTGGGAAGGTGCCCTGAACTTGTCTTGGCCTCTGTCCTCAATTGTGATGCAGccccagctctcctggaactctctgtgtccCCAGCTGGTTTGGAACTCTCAGAGGGCTTTGCTTCTCTGAATGACTTGCTGACCTTCAAGTGCTATGTATGCCCTTAGTATCGCTGTCAGCAAAGCAAAGGTAGCAGGCAGGAGCTGCTGTGATTCTCATCAGATTGGACACCCCTCCCTGGGACCCCCAGCTCTGGCCTGGACACCCCTCCCTGGGCTCCGCAGCTCTGAGTTCCTGCATGATCACTTTGCTGTCTCCTTCCAGAGAATTCCTTAGAAaaactttttctgtttctgagctGGGAGACTCAGCCTTTCTGGACGGAAGAGGCCACTTATGACGAATGTCTCCTAACAGTGTGGCTTCAAGTGACGCCATGGAGCAGTTACCGAGGGTTCTGACCTCACTTTTGGGGAGAGTCTGAGAATTCGGATTGGCCCTGGAGAGGGGTCAACAGTGAACTGGGATGAATATTCATTTGGATGTAGTTTGAGGGCTGCAGTGTTTGCCGGCATTGTTTGAGCCCCTGAGGGAAGAGATTGGCCCTGCCTCTGGTTTGATTGTAATAAAACGCCTTTTGGTAAACTTTTGCTTCTAATACATTAGTGAAAATTAAGATGGTATCTTATGGGTACTTACAAATTCTACCATTTTTACTTATAACTGGACATGGAAATAAGGAGAATCCACACtcactttgtgggtgctgggaactaaacctgagTCCCCAAGAACAGCCGGTGCTCTTGaactctgggccatctctccagactctgaTGTGGGATCTTTGATAAAAACTAATTTCAGTAACACATGGCTGTACATCTCTATGTGTGTGATGAGatattttgttgtgtgtgtacaaTGTGTCATGCTGAATCAGTAAATTGTCACCCATCATCACGATCAACTGTCATTTCTCTCTGTCGGGAACATTCAAAACCTTCTCCACCAACTGTTCTGAGACAGTCAATGTGGTCAGCCGGCTAGCCATCCTCTCCACAgaccctctcccccccccccccccgcccctgacGCCATCACTGATTggccatcctctctctctctctctctctctctctctctctctctctctctctctctctctccctctctctctctctccagcccctgactgaTTGgccatcctccccccccccccgcccctgacACCATCACTGATTggccatcctctctctctccctgacgCCATCACTGATTggccatcctctctctctccctgacacCATCACTGATTGGCCATCCTCTCTCCCCAGTCCCTGACTGATTGGCCatcctctctccccagcccctgtcaCCCTcacttggtgtaggaggtccttctttatatgtgtggcttttattggttaatgaataaggaagctgcttttggccagtggcttagcagagtatagtcaggctggaagagatatatatagagagaaagtgggcagagtcaaggagacactctggagctgccagaggggaaagacgtgaGCCGCCAGCCATAACCTTGCCAATAGGTCACAGTTATatggtaatatataaaataatagaaatgggttaatcaaagatataggagctagctagcaatatgcttaagtgattggccaagcagtgttttaaataatacagtttctgagtggttatttcaagtctgggcagccgggaacgaaCACAATCACTGGTTAGCCATCTCCTCTCTCCAGACGCCATCATGGTTCTGCTCTCCCTGTCCACAGCATCAATCAATTCAGTGTCCACGTGTGAGGACTTGTGTCTTCCCATATCCCACTTGCTCATCCCGTGCCTCATGTGGATTTCAGTTGTTACTTGTGGCTGTGTGATAGTCCACTGTACATACACAACATTGCACCCGGTGGACACTTACGTTGCACTCTTTGTCTacatatggtgtgtgtatatgtgtgtgtttgtggtatgtttcatatgtgtgtgtttatggtatgtttcatatgtgtgtgtgcttgtggtgtgtttcatgtgtgtgtgtttgtggtgtgttttatgtgtgtgtgtttgtggtgtgtttcatatgtgtgtgtgcttgtggtgtgtttcatgtgtgtatgggggggcgtgtgtgtgatgtgtgtgcacaagtgtgcgcatgcgtgtggaggccagaggtatctTCTCGTTCATGCTCCatctcatttctttcattttaatgataatttctatttatttatttttatgttatgtgctttggtattttgcctgcatgtatgcctgtgtgagggtctCAGGTCTCCTAAAAATGAAGTTACAGACATtcataagctgccatgtggatgctgggaattgaaaccgagtcctctgtaagggcagccagtgctcttaaccactgagcccgatttattttatttttaatcatgcacacgcgtgtgtgtgtgtgtgtgagtgtcaaTGTGTGCATGAGAGCACAGGCGCCCACCGAGACGAGAGGCGTCAGGCTCCTCTGGAGCTGTAGTTGTGGGTGTGGTGAGCAGTCTCATGTGGATGCTGGTGtccaaactctggttctctggtAGAGCAAGGCGTTCccctcacctgctgagccatttcccagcctacctctgtgtcctggctggccttctgtgtcagcttgacacaagctagagtcatcagaggaaggagcctcagctgaggaaatgtctccatgagatacAGCTGGtaggcattttctccattagtGATCAGTGCGGGAGGGCCCAGTGCATGATgggaggtgccatccctgggctgctggtccagggttctataggaaagcaggctgagcaagccatggggagcaagccagtaagcaacattctccattgcctctgcctcagctcctgcctccaggatccttccctgtttgagttcctgtcctgacttccttcagtgatgaacagcagtgctgaagtgtgagcctgataagccctctcctccccagcttgctttctggtcgaggtgtttcatcgcagcaatagaagccctgcCTAAGACACtccatcttactttttgagatggggtgtctcactgaacctggagctgacccgTGTGACTAGACTGGATGGCCAACAAACTTCATGGATCTGCCAAGCTCTGCCTTTCCAGGGACATGTTACAGACATGCTCCACCATGTCTGGGTGTTTATGTGTCCCGGGTTCCAGACTCAGGCCTTCATGCCCGTGTGGCAAACTCTGCCCACAAAGACATCTGCCCAGACCCGGAAATCTGTGTTTGTTACAAACCCCACGGGTGACTCTTTGGAACTGAAGACCCAAGAAACTTCTCAGATGTGGCCAAGCTTGACAATCATTTATTTCAGCATCTTTGACAAAGACTTTCAGAAGTTTGATGAGAGTTCTCTTTATCTGGGTAGACGGTTATccgtttttatttcctttctctttttgagacaggtctacgtagccctggctggaactcactctgtagagtaggctggcttcagactcacagatatccacctgcctctgtctccagagttctAGGCCCAGCATCTCTCTATTTTCTGTATTGATTGAGTCCCTTCCAGCGCCAGCCATTGGTACAACCCCTCAAAGGGAAAAGCCAGGGGCACGAGCACACCAGCCAGTCTCTGGCCCGCTGTGGACTATGCTGCATTTGGTTAACTATGTAAGATGTgttgtttcaccttgtctgcctaaagCATCTGATTGGTCGACCAATAACTGGGCATAGGAgggatgggtggggctggcaggcagaaggaAAGGCAAGCCAGTCAGCCAGCTGggggccagccagacacagaggaggcaggaaagtGGGGCGGACGGTGTGTGGGTGAGGTAAATGAGCCCTAGGCAGCACGGACGaatagaaacaagcctaagctaagaccaagcattCGTAATTAATAACAAATCTctttgtcatgatttgggggctgacCAGCATGAAAGAGGATGCTTGGGGACCAGAAGGGACAAAAAGAGACCACCTGTGCCCTCTGCCCGCCGCCTCCCATCGGTTGTGGGAACTGCCTGTAGCTTTTCTTCAGAAAAGCAGCTCCAATGGCTGCACATCCTTCCTTAcaggataaaataaataatatttttgaaaatgttttacagATTTAAAGGACTTTTATTCTAGAGATTTCCCTTTAAAGTTTCTTCgtgcattttatttcttatttttactcCAAATTTGTCCCAAGGGATCTTCATGGAAAATCAGGTTCCTTCTATCAGAGACCACAAGGAGGCTTTGTCCCCAGCACAGCTGATTGGTGCTCTGAGACCTCCTGCTCCTTCCTGAAGCCCCTTCTTGAACAATGAAGTGACAGGTGACCCACGGCCTCCACCCTCCACCTTCTCACCCAGACTCTTTGCTTCTCTACCCAGCAACTGACCTGTTAACTCAGAGAGCTGCTCTGATTGGTTGCTTACAGCAAGGGTCTTCCCCTAACCTagatctgtttctctttacctcCATCTTGCTCCCTCGCTTCCCAAACAGAGGTTGTAAAAGTGCCCCACCCCCTCAGCAATGGTCCTCCGTGTGGAGCTGGTCCTGGCGTTTCACACCCTGATACGCTTCCTGAGTCCCCAGGGAGTATGGGCCATCAAGGGTAAGTTCTGGGGACACCTAGGGGTGGGAGGAGACTAGGGAGACAGCACAGGGAAGAATCTCCCCGTCTCTGGTCTATGGGCAACTCCCTCCAGCTGTGGACAAACCCCAGACACTCTGGAACATCCACTCTGGAACCAGCTCCGGCTGCGCCAGGGTCTCCTCTGGGCTCCCTTTACCTTCAGAGTCCTTCctgtcccttcctcttttctgagACCCATGCCCTCAGCCGCCTCACTGCTCAGCACCCTGGCACCTCTGCCACTTCCTGGCTCACACACATCTGGCCCAGCTTCAGTGCGGCGTTctccactgtgtgtatgtgtgagcccCTGGTTCCTCCACTTGACATCATGTGGACACAGGACAGCCCTCACACTCACCTCACCCCTGTAGAGCTCTGAAGGCGCTGAcgtgtagccctggatatccaGGAAGTGTTCTGCCATGAGGTGAGACCCGTTCTGTCATCTCTGGGACGTGAactttgaattcctgattttttaactttttttattgatttttattgagctctacattttttctgatgccctccctttctccccccttcccttcaaccctcttccaaggccctcatgctcccaatttactcaagagatcttgtctttttctacttcccatgtagattagatccatgtatctttttttttggaaatatttatttatttattatgtatacaatattctgtctgtatgcctgaaggccagaagagggcaccagacctctttacagatggttgtgagccaccatgtggttgctgggaattgaactcaggacctttggaagagcaggcaatgctcttaaccactgagccatctctccagccccatgtatcTTTTTTTAAGTGAacctctggctatcctggaactcgctctatagaccaggcttccctcaaactcagagatcctccttcctctgcctcctgagtatggaattaaaggtgtgcaccaccactgccctgcttgaACTCCTGACTTTGTATCCAGTGTATCCTATGATGCTTTgggctcttctctctccctctccacctccaAGTGTTTACGAGAAGGTTCCATcaggctatgtagcccaggctggtctttccaccttctgagtgctggggttgcagaactgcgccaccatgcctggcttgtggGGAGCTGTAACCTCAGTCTCTGGGCCACAGATCTTAGTTCATGCCCCTGTGCGTCACTGCACCTCCTCCACGCCAATACTGACTGTCTTTGCCAAAAGCTCCCCTTCAGTGCTTCCCCTTAGCCATTCCCTCCTCACCCCAGCTTCACCACCTTTCACACAAGACCTGACAGTGCGGCTGGGGCTACAGCTACAACAAATGATGGGGGCCTGGGAACCGCAGACACCATATCCAGGGGGCACCCCTCCTTCCCAGCCTGCTTTGCGGGCTCTGTCCTCACACGTTCTGGTCACACACCCTCTGTCTTCTTGCCGTGTCTCTGCAGCCTCTCAAGGGTCCGCTATGGCATAACAGGACTGTCCCCACACAGCCCAAGACGAGGCCAGGCTGAGAGTGAGCAGGTCCCACACCTGAGTCAGACCCgcttctctccccccaccctgccCTCACCCAATGCAGCTGACCACATGGGCTCCTATGGACCTGCCTTCTACCAGTCCTACGATGCTTCTGGACAGTTCACACATGAATTTGATGGGGAACAAATTTTTTCTGTGGACCTGAAGAACAGGGAGGTCGTGTGGCGTCTGCCTGAGTTTGGGGCCTCCCTATACTCGAACTTCCAAAATGGGCTGGCCAGCATCGCCATGATCAGAGCTCACCTGGACGTCTTGGTGGAACGCTCCAACCGAACCAGAGCCATCAGTGGTACCTGGCTTCCCCTCTGCCCCACCCAACTAGGCAGaatcctcctgtcccctccagcCCCAGTAGGCACCACCCCAGAGCACCCCTGCGGGTGACCACATGGGAGGAAGTATCCCTCACTCTTGGCCCTAGTAAGGCCCAGCTGTAAGGGGTGGAGCTCCGGGATTCAGGATCTCATTCCTCCTAGAGCCTCCCAGGGTGACGGTACTCCCCAAGTCTCGAGTGGAGCTGGGAAAGCCCAACGTCCTCATCTGCGTCGTGGATGATATCTTCCCGCCTGTGATCGATGTCACCTGGCTGCGCAACGGCCAGCCCGTCACTGAAGGAGTGGCCCAGACCAGCTTCTACTCCCAGCCTAATCACAGGTTCCGGAAGTTCCACTACCTGACCTTTGTGCCCTCGGCCGAGGACGTGTATGACTGCAGGGTGGAGCACTGGGGCCTGGACCAGCCGCTCCTCCAGCACTGGGGTACGGAGTCCCACGTCATTGCCTGTCCACGTCCATGTCTCCTCTACTCCGGATCCCTTCTTGTGTCCTCTGACCCTCGCTTCCTCTCCCAGAGCCCCAGGTGCTTACCCCACCACCAGAAACCACTGAGACCCTGGTCTGCTACCTGGGCCTGGCCGTCGGCTTTGTGGGCTTCCTTTTGGGCACAGTTCTCATCGTCACAGGCATGTGCCTGCCCGGTGTCTGCAGGTGCAGAAGCCCAGGGAGTCTAGGGGTGAAGGGAGGAGGGCACATTGTGTCGGGGAGGGGAAATCAGAGATCTGTGAAaagcagaggggagagaaggggagggggaggggaaaggaaggaaggggaggaaaaggaaggggagaggaaataGAGAAGCAGGGGTTTGGTCAGTGGACAAATGAATGTGACCGACCTTGGTCATCTGGGTTTTGCTACTTTAGGTAACTATTCCTTTGAGAGGAACCGTGAGAAATGCCCTGTGGCTTCCTGGCaaacttctggaagcttctgtgtGCTCAGCTCCAGCCTGCTACAGTGTGGATCCCCAGTGGCATCAACCTCTGTTCTACAGGTCCCTCATTTACTGGCTCCCCAACTCCCAGTAGAGTTTGTGGGGCCCCGTCTGCCGCCCTCCTGCCCAAGTGCACTCCCGGTTCCGATTCATCCAAACCTCTGGCAGCCACACTAAATTCTCTTAAC
It encodes the following:
- the LOC130890627 gene encoding RLA class II histocompatibility antigen, DP alpha-1 chain, which codes for MFQSKAEVLRASFLAFLLSLPGSAAIKADHVAMYDIFAQMQTPSGDCMYEFDGDEQFYVDLDREETVWGLPEFSTVYGFDAQGALPYIARLKSNLRALIQRHNITQVPSEPPEVTVFPKNPVELGQPNVLICHIDRFFPPVLNVTWLRNGQLVTEGTSETVFLPSTELRFHKFHYLTFVPTAEDVYDCRVEHWGLDQPSLTHWEMQEPLQAAETMETVVCVLGLVMGLVGIVIGSVFIVRALHSGHDPRIQGPL
- the LOC130862239 gene encoding HLA class II histocompatibility antigen, DO alpha chain, with the translated sequence MVLRVELVLAFHTLIRFLSPQGVWAIKADHMGSYGPAFYQSYDASGQFTHEFDGEQIFSVDLKNREVVWRLPEFGASLYSNFQNGLASIAMIRAHLDVLVERSNRTRAISEPPRVTVLPKSRVELGKPNVLICVVDDIFPPVIDVTWLRNGQPVTEGVAQTSFYSQPNHRFRKFHYLTFVPSAEDVYDCRVEHWGLDQPLLQHWEPQVLTPPPETTETLVCYLGLAVGFVGFLLGTVLIVTGMCLPGVCR